A DNA window from Paenibacillus sp. HWE-109 contains the following coding sequences:
- a CDS encoding DoxX family protein, with product MKKIIIPYWILTVLVVLFMGVGAVTDTIKATDAVKIFEHLGYPDYLLPFLGIAKILGVIAILIPGFPRIKEWAYAGLLFDLAGATYSTIAVDRVSTGFSFLPGYIMIAGSYVYYHKRQKLGLLNQTNQVKQPERAL from the coding sequence ATGAAAAAAATTATAATTCCTTACTGGATTTTAACTGTGCTAGTTGTGTTATTTATGGGCGTGGGTGCGGTTACTGATACGATAAAAGCAACTGATGCGGTTAAAATTTTCGAACACTTGGGTTATCCTGATTACCTTCTTCCCTTTCTTGGAATCGCCAAGATATTAGGGGTCATAGCAATCCTTATCCCCGGCTTTCCACGAATCAAGGAATGGGCATATGCCGGTTTGCTCTTTGATTTAGCCGGTGCGACGTATTCAACCATCGCTGTGGACCGCGTTTCGACTGGATTTAGTTTTCTGCCTGGTTATATTATGATCGCAGGTTCCTATGTTTATTATCATAAAAGACAGAAATTAGGCTTGTTGAATCAAACGAATCAAGTAAAGCAACCAGAACGCGCTCTTTAA
- a CDS encoding CapA family protein, translating into MKITIAAVGDLLMKKQMIASAAREGGFAPIFSKVKPYLRKSDLTIGNLETTFSGKNFREEPGKLLFNSPDNFAAALRNLGFNVLGTANNHCMDGKLSGLRRTLNVLDRQGLRHTGTYRSAQEAHRKLIVNVKGIKIGILAYTKGTNGIPVPEPWLVNRLNPKKIIADVRSLKRRTDFIIACLHFGKEFRTYPDRNQIKLIQVLFNNGVNVVLGAHPHVLHPIRMSKVKDIDGLTRNRVAASSLGNFVSTELPRHTARLRGTILILTVTKNAKGITDVAKISRVPTRILQNVGKKNVYRVVPD; encoded by the coding sequence ATGAAAATCACAATCGCAGCAGTTGGGGATTTGTTGATGAAAAAGCAGATGATTGCCTCGGCCGCAAGGGAAGGCGGATTCGCGCCCATTTTCTCAAAAGTGAAACCCTATTTGCGGAAATCCGATTTAACGATAGGTAATCTGGAGACGACCTTCTCCGGCAAAAATTTCCGCGAAGAGCCCGGAAAACTTTTGTTCAACTCCCCGGACAATTTCGCTGCTGCGCTCCGGAACTTGGGTTTCAATGTATTAGGAACAGCCAATAACCATTGTATGGATGGGAAACTATCCGGTTTGAGGCGGACATTAAACGTCCTCGATCGACAAGGTTTACGACATACGGGCACGTATCGCTCCGCCCAGGAAGCCCACCGGAAACTGATTGTTAACGTAAAGGGAATAAAAATCGGAATATTGGCTTATACGAAAGGAACGAACGGCATCCCAGTCCCGGAGCCGTGGTTAGTCAACCGGCTAAATCCCAAAAAAATAATAGCCGACGTACGCAGCTTGAAGCGTAGAACAGATTTTATCATCGCCTGCCTACATTTCGGGAAAGAATTTCGAACTTATCCCGACCGTAACCAAATCAAGCTCATTCAGGTGTTGTTTAATAACGGGGTGAATGTCGTACTTGGAGCGCATCCCCATGTGCTGCATCCGATAAGAATGTCTAAGGTGAAGGACATCGACGGACTCACTAGAAATCGGGTGGCGGCGTCTTCTCTAGGAAATTTCGTATCTACCGAACTTCCCCGTCATACCGCTAGACTGCGAGGAACCATCTTGATATTAACCGTAACGAAAAATGCAAAAGGGATAACGGATGTGGCGAAAATTTCAAGAGTACCAACCCGCATTTTGCAAAATGTAGGGAAGAAAAACGTTTATCGGGTTGTGCCGGATTAA
- a CDS encoding YheC/YheD family protein yields MNTDTWGEGMVYWNNKLGKYKALLTNEELTRNLPPTILATEANVERMLGKYRVVYLKPSNGTGGYGIFKLSRTEARYRLENGTRFRSFTTFKGTYVAFQKAKRKKAYLVQKGIPLLRYQGLPFDLRIMVQRNQQRKWVVTGIVGRVALPNKVVTNYHSGGRPMPVEKLLSPFMTKKEQLSYVESLKTLGVRISRHMSGIFPNFKSYGVDIGIDKEMKPWIIEVNTRPDKYIFNALSDKRMFRKIQRYERFK; encoded by the coding sequence ATGAATACTGATACTTGGGGTGAAGGCATGGTTTACTGGAATAACAAGTTGGGCAAATACAAGGCGTTATTAACTAATGAGGAACTAACTCGTAATCTGCCACCAACAATACTTGCAACCGAAGCAAATGTGGAAAGGATGTTGGGGAAATATCGAGTCGTCTATCTAAAGCCGAGTAATGGCACCGGAGGCTATGGCATTTTTAAGTTGTCTCGCACGGAGGCCCGGTATCGGTTGGAGAACGGCACGCGGTTCCGTTCATTCACAACCTTTAAGGGAACGTACGTCGCTTTCCAGAAAGCAAAAAGGAAGAAAGCTTACCTGGTGCAGAAGGGCATACCCTTACTCCGCTATCAGGGACTTCCGTTTGATCTGCGTATTATGGTGCAGAGAAACCAGCAGCGTAAGTGGGTGGTAACCGGAATCGTGGGACGAGTAGCCTTGCCTAATAAGGTCGTGACCAACTATCATAGCGGGGGTAGGCCGATGCCAGTGGAAAAGCTGCTTTCGCCTTTTATGACTAAAAAGGAACAGCTCTCCTATGTGGAGTCCCTTAAGACGCTAGGCGTTAGGATCAGCAGACATATGAGTGGAATTTTTCCGAATTTCAAGTCGTATGGGGTGGATATAGGCATTGATAAAGAGATGAAGCCTTGGATCATAGAGGTCAATACACGGCCAGATAAATACATT